In one Bacillus rossius redtenbacheri isolate Brsri chromosome 11, Brsri_v3, whole genome shotgun sequence genomic region, the following are encoded:
- the LOC134536635 gene encoding uncharacterized protein LOC134536635 produces the protein MAFDCDRFIIEIESRPAIWDSRCDEYANKCKKGKAWEEVCDMFVENFKAMDSVHKNKAAADLQRKWKNLRDCFRRELAKQRNCKSGSAADGRKQYIYFQQLTFLLPVCDTKPTTEESPDLHTQATPAAATSTAPTSLKRKKPSPETEELELLQSLRRNMEKRHAGREEEDSDRHFLLSLLPYFKRLPDDMKLEVQSDFLNTLRRYNQVSISGHRCPSQTSVYPHSSPSVITGPSFVSLPYPSSNTSTSGVRNQQFTPTISQSYNYGSHSTSETSQLMSQPQQPLQCHALSPMSPAASSSVSLQSDTSSICEDYFN, from the exons ATGGCGTTCGATTGTGACCGTTTTATAATCGAAATAGAATCAAGGCCAGCTATTTGGGATTCCAGATGTGATGAGTATGCTAACAAATGCAAAAAGGGAAAGGCATGGGAAGAGGTGTGCGATATGTTCGTTGAGAACTTCAAAGCCATGGATAGCGTCCATAAAAATAAAGCAG ctgcagATCTGCAACGGAAATGGAAGAATCTACGTGACTGTTTCAGAAGAGAACTGGCTAAACAGAGGAATTGTAAATCAGGTTCTGCAGCAGATGGCaggaaacaatatatatatttccagcaGTTAACTTTCCTATTGCCAGTATGCGACACCAAACCTACAACAGAAGAATCTCCAGACTTGCACACGCAAGCCACACCCGCAGCAGCTACATCTACGGCACCTACTtctcttaaaagaaaaaaaccgtCACCAGAAACAGAAGAACTTGAGCTACTTCAGTCGCTTAGAAGAAATATGGAAAAACGACATGCAGGTAGAGAAGAAGAAGACAGTGACAGGCATTTCTTGTTGAGTCTTTTGCCGTACTTCAAACGTCTGCCAGACGATATGAAACTTGAAGTTCAAAGCGACTTTTTAAACACCTTAAGAAGGTACAATCAGGTGTCAATTTCTGGTCATCGATGTCCTTCTCAGACTTCTGTCTACCCTCATTCTTCTCCATCAGTGATCACAGGCCCATCATTTGTTTCGCTTCCATACCCTAGTAGTAATACAAGTACCTCTGGAGTACGCAACCAACAATTTACACCCACCATCAGTCAGTCTTACAACTACGGGTCTCATTCAACTTCAGAAACATCGCAGTTAATGAGTCAACCCCAGCAGCCGCTGCAATGCCACGCCTTATCACCAATGTCACCAGCAGCTTCCTCATCAGTATCTCTCCAGTCTGATACGTCAAGTATTTGTGAAGACTATTTTAACTGA